The Pyrus communis chromosome 9, drPyrComm1.1, whole genome shotgun sequence genome has a segment encoding these proteins:
- the LOC137746325 gene encoding CRC domain-containing protein TSO1-like — protein MDTPLKNQITPTTPLPAKYEDSPVFNYISNLSPIEPVNSAGNDHHTFNSLAFASLPSIFASPQNLSVPETRFLLRRHHFSDSPKPESFQSGNRNSKSDGVPVSVEQAYLGTDEPECFASGSSSDVEVASAVPTENLEPPVEFLNTLKYSSGSPHRNDVHHSKGRHSFFERETHLRRIRRVEQKKDAAACDLVRLISDDQLKFDLTTIKESCAGHDPKPVDPGEISFMSNILRDNDIEVEESAGPIDSSEECELGKVSNQPEGIRGTKETDQAPAILSGTLLDKLTVNDPSGIVDKKSLNCIHSSCKPSSQSYAIRRRCLDFERPAAHQRKSIDASGSSLALPQSSCEVASVEKQLVQTIKGCDYSSSRLPGIGLHLNALATSSESNLSKVVKHDISESRVTNFPNSKISSTSLTPSEVCRDESCKNKAQVAETPPQVCAAVGQEHDCNSPEKKRLKLQPVGESLACKRCNCKRSKCLKLYCDCFAAGLYCIEPCSCQECFNKPNYENIVLENRKLIESRNPLAFAPKVTASAVAILQHGEETNSTPSSARHKRGCNCRKSSCLKKYCECFQGGAGCGILCRCVGCKNTFGRKDESKQAEVGGDESVVPNMDALNVSLPTVRDQDLPMARSRIFRPPRDQLTSSSNGKQKIFSLHSVVSSPQLEKHLQAIPEDGTLETLASSGSHKSTSPNSKRVSPPHSGSEFGSAWRGGRKLVLRSIPPFPTLESPRKQ, from the exons ATGGACACTCCGCTGAAGAATCAGATCACccccaccactcctcttcctgCTAAATAcgag GATTCCCCTGTGTTCAACTACATTAGCAATCTTTCCCCAATTGAGCCGGTGAACTCCGCAGGAAACGATCATCACACTTTCAACTCCCTAGCTTTTGCATCTCTTCCTTCTATTTTCGCTTCGCCGCAGAATCTTTCGGTCCCAGAAACACGCTTCTTACTTAGAAG GCATCACTTCTCTGATTCACCGAAACCCGAGTCCTTCCAGAGTGGAAACCGAAACAGTAAAAGTGATGGAGTTCCGGTTTCTGTTGAGCAAGCGTATTTAGGTACTGACGAACCGGAATGCTTTGCATCCGGAAGTTCTTCAGATGTAGAGGTAGCTAGTGCAGTACCAACTGAGAATTTGGAACCACCGGTTGAGTTTCTAAATACCTTGAAGTATAGTTCTGGTAGCCCACATAGAAATGATGTACATCATTCGAAAGGAAGGCACTCGTTTTTCGAGAGGGAAACACATTTACGCAGAATTCGGAGAGTTGAGCAGAAGAAAGATGCAGCCGCATGCGATTTGGTGAGGTTGATTTCTGATGATCAGTTAAAATTCGATTTGACAACCATTAAAGAGAGTTGTGCGGGGCACGATCCTAAACCAGTAGATCCTGGAGAAATCTCTTTTATGTCAAACATCCTACGAGACAATGATATTGAAGTAGAGGAATCTGCTGGTCCTATCGATTCTAGTGAAGAATGCGAATTGGGAAAGGTCAGTAATCAACCAGAAGGTATTCGGGGAACTAAGGAAACAGATCAAGCTCCGGCGATACTTTCTGGTACTTTACTGGATAAGTTAACTGTTAATGATCCAAGTGGTATTGTGGATAAAAAGTCGCTGAATTGTATACATTCTAGCTGCAAG CCTAGTTCTCAGTCATACGCAATACGCAGGCGCTGTTTGGATTTTGAAAGGCCAGCAGCTCACCAAAGGAAATCAATAGATGCTAGTGGCAGTTCTTTAGCCTTACCGCAGTCCAGTTGTGAAGTCGCCTCTGTCGAAAAGCAGTTGGTTCAAACTATAAAAGGTTGTGATTATTCATCTTCAAGGTTACCTGGCATTGGTTTGCACTTGAACGCTCTTGCAACTTCTAGTGAAAGTAACTTAAGTAAGGTTGTCAAGCATGATATTTCTGAGAGTCGAGTGACAAATTTTCCAAACTCCAAGATATCTAGTACTTCTTTGACTCCCAGTGAGGTTTGTCGTGATGAATCATGTAAAAATAAAGCTCAGGTTGCAGAAACTCCTCCCCAAGTATGTGCAGCAGTTGGTCAAGAACATGACTGTAATAGTCCTGAGAAGAAAAG GCTTAAGTTGCAGCCTGTTGGAGAAAGTTTGGCTTGCAAGCGCTGTAACTGTAAGagatcaaaatgtttgaaact TTATTGCGACTGTTTTGCTGCTGGTCTCTACTGTATTGAGCCTTGTTCATGTCAAGAATGCTTCAACAAGCCTAATTATGAGAATATTGTTTTAGAGAATCGCAAACTGATTGAATCCCGCAACCCACTTGCATTTGCTCCCAAAGTAACTGCAAGCGCCGTTGCTATTCTACAGCACGGG GAGGAAACTAACTCGACTCCGTCTTCAGCTAGGCATAAAAGGGGATGCAATTGTAGAAAATCAAGTTGCTTGAAAAAGTACTGTGAATGCTTCCAG GGTGGTGCTGGATGCGGCATCCTCTGCAGATGTGTAGGGTGTAAGAACACTTTTGGCCGGAAAGATG AATCTAAACAAGCTGAAGTTGGAGGAGATGAATCAGTAGTTCCGAATATGGATGCACTGAATGTCAGTTTACCGACAGTAAGGGATCAAGATCTCCCAATGGCACGTTCGAGGATTTTCAG aCCTCCTCGAGACCAATTGACATCCTCTTCTAACGGGAAACAGAAAATATTTTCTCTGCATTCTGTGGTATCATCTCCTCAGCTCGAAAAGCATCTTCAGGCAATTCCTGAAGACGGAACTCTTGAGACGTTGGCTAGCAGTGGCTCACATAAGTCAACCTCTCCAAACTCAAAGAGGGTATCGCCTCCTCACAGCGGCAGCGAGTTCGGGTCAGCTTGGAGGGGCGGCAGGAAGTTAGTTCTGAGATCCATTCCACCATTCCCGACTCTGGAATCACCACGAAAGCAGTGA
- the LOC137745560 gene encoding uncharacterized protein, with protein MRDFPSCFGENGVQVADSSSSNSSRGAQNLVTCMYQCRLRGRSCLITVTWSRNLMGQGLSVGIDDSSNQCLCKVDIKPWLFSKRRGSKSLEAYSSQIDIYWDLSSAKFGSGPEPLEGYYVGVVVDRQMLLLLGDMRKEAFKKTSANPVPSSAVCVAKREHIFGKRGFTTKAQFCNNGQVHDLVIECDTVGVNDPCLLVRIDSKPVMQVKRLRWKFRGNHTILVDGLAVEVFWDVHNWLFGTSPGNAVFMFKTCLSAEKLWASQPASDPSTLQWSFSQRFSDSKSQSLGFSLILYAWKNE; from the coding sequence ATGAGAGATTTCCCATCTTGTTTTGGTGAAAATGGGGTTCAGGTTGCTGATTCTTCATCATCAAATAGTAGTAGGGGTGCCCAGAATTTGGTTACTTGTATGTATCAATGCCGGTTACGAGGCCGGTCTTGCTTGATTACTGTGACTTGGAGTAGGAATTTGATGGGTCAAGGCCTTAGTGTTGGGATAGATGATTCATCAAACCAGTGTCTTTGTAAGGTTGATATTAAACCCTGGTTGTTCTCCAAGAGAAGAGGGTCCAAGAGTTTAGAAGCTTATTCGAGTCAAATAGATATATATTGGGACCTTTCGTCGGCAAAATTCGGATCCGGGCCTGAACCTTTGGAGGGATATTATGTCGGGGTTGTGGTGGACAGGCAAATGCTTCTCCTTCTCGGAGACATGAGGAAAGAAGCTTTCAAAAAGACTAGTGCCAACCCTGTGCCTTCGAGTGCTGTTTGCGTTGCTAAGAGAGAGCATATTTTTGGTAAGAGGGGATTCACCACAAAGGCTCAGTTTTGCAATAATGGTCAAGTTCATGACCTTGTAATTGAATGTGACACTGTCGGCGTCAATGATCCATGCCTCCTGGTGCGCATTGACAGCAAGCCTGTGATGCAGGTGAAGAGACTTCGGTGGAAGTTCCGAGGGAACCATACCATCTTGGTTGATGGGCTTGCAGTTGAAGTTTTCTGGGATGTTCACAATTGGCTGTTTGGTACATCACCTGGAAATGCTGTTTTTATGTTCAAGACGTGTCTCTCAGCAGAGAAGTTGTGGGCTAGTCAACCAGCCTCTGATCCAAGCACGTTGCAGTGGTCATTTTCGCAGAGATTCTCGGATAGTAAGTCACAAAGTCTAGGATTCTCGCTGATTCTGTATGCTTGGAAGAATGAATAG